TAGGAGACACCATAAAGTTTACCGATAAAGAACGTGCGGAAATCAAGATTACCGGCCGCACAAAATTCTTTCTCAACGTAGTTGGGAGCCAGCTTTCCGTTTTAAAGATGGAGACGGCCATTACAGAGCTACAGCAAAAATTTGACACGACGATTAAGGAATTTACGGTCTGTGCCAAGAAGATCGACGGTGATTTCCATCACGTCTGGTATCTAGGTACAGATACAAACACTAGTGAAGAAGAACTTGCTGATGCACTTGATCAATCTCTGAAAGATGCCAATAAAAATTATTCAGTCGCAAGATCAAAGGCTCTGAAAGGTGTCCAGGTCCACAAAATAGATCCGTCTCGCTTTTCAGACTGGAACGATCACCAAAAGAAAAAAGGAGGTCAGGTAAAAATGGAAAAAGTGATGGACGAGGAGAAATTTAAAGAATGGGAAGATTTTCTTGCTAGCTAGATTAGAAAAGATTTCTCTAGAACCACTATTGACATTTCCGTAAGAAGATCGGTTCTTAATAGCGGCTGGAATTGCTTATTTTTGCGCACTTTATGGCGCGCATCCTTTCTATAGATTACGGCAAGAAAAGAACCGGCATAGCCGTGACTGACGAGCTGCAAATGATTGCATCCGGTCTCACCACGGTGTCCACTCGCGATCTTCAGAAGTTTTTGGAAGATTACCTGCAAAAGGAAAATGTCGAGACCATCGTTATAGGAGAACCTAAACAGATGGATTATACCGCAAGTGAGTTGGGAAGTGTGATTGACGCTTTCGCGAAAGCGTTACAACTCAAATACCCCAACCTTGTGATTGAGAGAGTCGATGAACGTTTTACCTCTAAAATGGCGTTCCAAACCATGATCGATAGCGGGTTGAAGAAAAAGCAACGCCGCAACAAGGCACTGGTTGATGAGATTGCCGCAACCATAATTTTACAGAGTTATCTAGACCGAAAAAGAATTTGAATAAACCCCCAATGATTCTACCTATAGTCGCATACGGTGATCCCGTTTTGAGAAAAAAAGCCACTGAAATCCCTCAAGATTACCCCAATCTGGATGAGTTGATTGAAAATATGTGGGAAACCATGGAAGATGCCTCTGGTGTAGGTCTTGCCGCGCCACAAATAGGTCTTCCCATAAGGTTGTTTCTTGTTGATACAACACCATTCTCACAAGATGATGAGCTCTCTGAAAAGGAGCAAAAAGAATTGGACGGATTTAAAAAGGTTTTCATAAACGCTATCATCTTAGAAGAAGAAGGCGATGAGTGGGCATTTAACGAGGGCTGTTTAAGTATTCCTAATGTGAGGGAAGACGTTTTTAGAAATGAAAAGATCACCATTAAATATTACGATGCCGATTTTAATGAGTACACCGAAACCTATGACGGATTACAAGCTCGCGTAATTCAACACGAGTACGATCATATCGAGGGCATTTTATTTACAGATCACCTCACCAGTTTAAAAAAACGCTTGATCAAAAGCCGCTTGAACAATATCTCCAAGGGCAAGGTTAAAGTAGATTACCGCATGAAATTCCCAGAATTAAAAGGTCGCAGATAGATTCTTTAACTTATCGGTCTTACCTTATATTTGGCCACGCTTAAAAAGAAAAATATGAGTTTGGGAAACATTCTTTCCATCACCGGCAAACCCGGTCTTTACGTTCTAAAAACCAAAGCCAAAAGCGGTTTTGTTGTTAAATCTTTACTTGACGATCGCACTTCTATCGTAGGTATGAATCACAATGTGAGTGTCTTGAAGGATATTTCCATCTATACCATGACGGGTGAGGTGCCTTTGAAACAGGTTTTTCAAAATATCGCCAAAAAAGAAGACAACGGTGCTTCCATAAATCATAAATCGAGTAAAGAAGAGCTTCAGAATTACTTTGAGGAAGTCCTCCCTGAATACGATCGCGACCGCGTTTATGCCAGTGACATTAAGAAAATCGTTCAGTGGTATAACATTATTCATAAAAATGATATGCTGGATAGCATTAGCGAAGAAGAATAGTCTTGTTTAGAGTAGATATCAAAGGGCTGGTGAAAACCAGCCCTTTTTTGTTGCAATATTTTGAATTATCTAAGTTATAAAAGGAATAGTTAATGGATAATGATACAGCCTCCCTTCAGAAGCTCTAACCGCTCCAATTACCGAAAAAATAACGCTGCAAATCACCACAGCGAGTATAATAAAATATCCTACAAGGAAACACGCCGTTATAATACCTATGAGGCAATATATAAAGCTGGAAATCATGAAGTTGATTACCATTTTACCATGAGCATCTATTTTAGAACTCATGTCTCTCTGAGTCAACCACATTACCAAGGGGAGAACAATTCCACCAAAGGGGATTATATATCCAGCAAACACTGAAAGGTGAAGAAACATACAGAATTGATCTTCACCGGTTCCCCAGGGTCTGTATTCACCTTGATTAAACGGATTATTGTTTGAGTAGTTTTGTTGTTCCATAAATTGATCGATTTACTTTTTATAAAGTGGAATGCGGTACAAGATTCCGTAAGAGTAACCCGAACCCACATTTCCATTGTCATAAGTCCTACCAAAACCGGGAACGTAGAGGTTGTCGAAGCCGTCTGGAATGGTTTCCGTAATCATTCTGCGCAACTGTATGTTTGCCACGAGATAGAGGTTATTTAATACCTCTACTTTAATCCCGGCATGTAATTCAAACCATACCGCACTCAACCCGGTAGTTTCTTGGTTGGTAAAGACATCTCTTGATGGCAGGTAAGTATTATCTGTGTTGTAGCTGTATCGTTTCAGAGTCTGGCTCATGTTTGCATAACCTAGTCTTGCTCCCGCATAGATCATGTTATCCATTTCCAGCCAATTATCGTAAAAATTATAATCGATACCCGCTTTTAGAAAACTACCATTGGTTTCAAAATCAACGCGCTCGTAACTTTCATCAAAAGTTTCATTACCTAGTTCTGCTGCAAAATAGATGTCATCAGTAAAGCGATAATCACCCATGATTTGAAATCCGGTATAACGATCATCCAGCACGGTGCGGGCTAGGCTTGCTGCATCTATACCCACGCGCAAACCGTATTTTTTCTGAGTGCGTAAGCTGTCTACGGGTTGCTCTACTTCTTGTTGCGCACTACAGAGACTCATTCCCGATAAGATTAAAAGACTAGTGAAAAATCTCAACATGCACTTCATTTCTATTGTTAACGGTACTGTCTATAACCTCTGTTTCAATAATCCAAGGTTGATTAGGAATTTCTTGTTGACGACTTGCTTGTAGGTCATTATAATTCACTTTGAAACCGCAGGCTCTGCTTACAAATTCATCTTGTCTCGTGTAGGAAAAATTGAGCCGGTCTATATTGAAGCCGTCTTCCTCATTATCGGTTTCGAAATCGTAAATGGTCTGGTCATCAAAATTTCGTAGTGGAATGTAAACAGTATCGGCCATTTCAAGTGAAGTGCTGCCCTCAAAATCCAGTGGTGCATATTCCGAAGCTCCTAAAACCCTCACTCTTAAATTTTCAACCGGTTTTACCGTATCAGGGTTCAAAAAATCTTTGAACACAACAACCATTCTGGATGAGGTTTCTTGATCTGGTGTACAAAGATCATCGCGCTCGCAACCGCTGGAAGCGAGGAGAAAAACAAAAAGAGTAAAAAACAGTAATTTATTCATCGGAACGGGTGAAGGCAACTTGGACACAAATCTAATTTTTAAGTTGCAGTAAAACCACATTTTCTACGTGATGTGTTTGCGGGAACATATCTACTGGTTGCACTTTTTGTATCTCGTATTTTTCTGCCAAAATCTCTAGATCACGGGCTTGTGTCGCACTGTTACAACTCACATAAACTATGCGTGGTGTCTCTAGTCGCAAGATTTCTGCAACGACATCTTTGTGCATACCATCGCGAGGAGGATCTGTGATGATTATATCAGGAGCGCCATGTTGATTGATAAAATCAGCGGTGAAAACATTTTTCATGTCTCCATCCACAAACGCGCAATTGTCTATTTTGTTATGTTTTGCGTTGCTGATCGCATCTTCTATGGCTACTGGAATGGCTTCTATTCCTACGACTTTCTTAGCTTTTTTAGCTACAAACTGAGCGATGGTTCCTGTTCCTGTATATAAATCGTAAACGAGCTCTTCTCCTGTCAACCCTGCAAAATCTCTCGTGATTTTATAAAGCTCATAGGCTTGTAAACTGTTGGTTTGATAAAAACTTTTTGCGCTGATTTTGAATTGGAGTCCTTCCATTTCTTCAAAAATGTGATCCCTGCCGTGATAGAGTACGACA
This genomic interval from Nonlabens spongiae contains the following:
- the ruvX gene encoding Holliday junction resolvase RuvX — encoded protein: MARILSIDYGKKRTGIAVTDELQMIASGLTTVSTRDLQKFLEDYLQKENVETIVIGEPKQMDYTASELGSVIDAFAKALQLKYPNLVIERVDERFTSKMAFQTMIDSGLKKKQRRNKALVDEIAATIILQSYLDRKRI
- the def gene encoding peptide deformylase — encoded protein: MILPIVAYGDPVLRKKATEIPQDYPNLDELIENMWETMEDASGVGLAAPQIGLPIRLFLVDTTPFSQDDELSEKEQKELDGFKKVFINAIILEEEGDEWAFNEGCLSIPNVREDVFRNEKITIKYYDADFNEYTETYDGLQARVIQHEYDHIEGILFTDHLTSLKKRLIKSRLNNISKGKVKVDYRMKFPELKGRR
- a CDS encoding DUF5606 family protein translates to MSLGNILSITGKPGLYVLKTKAKSGFVVKSLLDDRTSIVGMNHNVSVLKDISIYTMTGEVPLKQVFQNIAKKEDNGASINHKSSKEELQNYFEEVLPEYDRDRVYASDIKKIVQWYNIIHKNDMLDSISEEE
- a CDS encoding DUF4870 domain-containing protein, translating into MEQQNYSNNNPFNQGEYRPWGTGEDQFCMFLHLSVFAGYIIPFGGIVLPLVMWLTQRDMSSKIDAHGKMVINFMISSFIYCLIGIITACFLVGYFIILAVVICSVIFSVIGAVRASEGRLYHYPLTIPFIT
- a CDS encoding DUF6048 family protein produces the protein MSLCSAQQEVEQPVDSLRTQKKYGLRVGIDAASLARTVLDDRYTGFQIMGDYRFTDDIYFAAELGNETFDESYERVDFETNGSFLKAGIDYNFYDNWLEMDNMIYAGARLGYANMSQTLKRYSYNTDNTYLPSRDVFTNQETTGLSAVWFELHAGIKVEVLNNLYLVANIQLRRMITETIPDGFDNLYVPGFGRTYDNGNVGSGYSYGILYRIPLYKK
- a CDS encoding DUF6452 family protein — its product is MSKLPSPVPMNKLLFFTLFVFLLASSGCERDDLCTPDQETSSRMVVVFKDFLNPDTVKPVENLRVRVLGASEYAPLDFEGSTSLEMADTVYIPLRNFDDQTIYDFETDNEEDGFNIDRLNFSYTRQDEFVSRACGFKVNYNDLQASRQQEIPNQPWIIETEVIDSTVNNRNEVHVEIFH